CCGCCGACCTCCTGCAGACATCCGGGGGCGCCGACCCGCTGGACGCCGACGCCCTCAAGTACGCCTGGCGCGGCCTGTGCACGGCCCTGGTCCGTTGGTGGATCAACCACCCCGACCAGTCCCCCGAGGCCATGACGCGGCGTTGCGCACGGATCTTCGAGGCCGCCCGCCTCATCGGGCCCGCCGACGACGACCGGGCCTGACCGGGGCCCGCGGGTCTCCGGGGATCAGGCGACCGTGAGGACGATCTTGCCCGTGGTGCGGCCCCGCTCGCCGATGGCGTGGGCCTGCGCGGCCTCGCCGAGCGGCAGCACGGTGTCGACGACCGGCCTCAGCTCCCCACACTCCACCAGGGCCGCGACCTCGCGCAGGCCGAGGTGGTCGGGCTCGACCAGGACCCAGTCGGCCCGCACACCGTCCCGGACGGCCGGGACGTCGTCCGGCCCGGGCAGGGTGATGAGCCTGCCCCCGTCCCGAAGCACCTTCAGGGAGCGCTCGGCCGTCTCCCCGCCGAGGCCGTCCAGCACGACGTCCACGTCGGAGACGACGTCCTCGAAGCGGGTGGCGCGGTAGTCGACCACCTCGTCCGCGCCCAGCTCCCGCACCAGGTCGTGCTTGGCCGCGCTCGCGGTGCCGATCACGTACGCCCCGCGGGCCTTGGCGATCTGCACGGCGAAATGGCCCACACCGCCGGCCGCGGCGTGCACGAGCACCCGCTCGCCGTGGCGGACGCCCGCCGCGTCGACGAGGGCCTGCCAGGCGGTCAGGGCGGCGAGCGGCAGCGCCGCGGCCTGCACGTGCGTCAGGGACGCGGGCTTCGGTGCCAGGTGGCGGGCCGGCGCCACCACGTACTCGGCGTACGCGCCCGCCTGGCGCGGGAACAGCGGCATCCCGAAGACCTCGTCGCCGGGGCGGAAGATCCCCACGCCGGGGCCCACGGCCTCCACCGTGCCGGACAGGTCCCAGCCGACGACGGGGACCTCGCCCCAGGCGATGAGGGCCCCGCTGGCCCGGGTCTTCCAGTCCACCGGGTTCACCCCCGCGGCGTGCACCCGGACCAGGACCTCGTTCACGCCCGGCTCGGGCCGCTCCACCTCGCGCTCGACCAGGTTCTCGGGTCCGCCCCACTGCTCCACGACCACCGCACGCATGCCGTACGCCTCGTTCCGTCTCTCATCGGCTTGCCACCGGGTCTTTCCGGCGGCGACGGATCCACGATCGGACAATCCACCCCTCTTCGGTGTTGGCCATCCAGACACCATGTGACAGGATCTGGCCATGAGCACCCTCCACCGCATCGCCGTGCTCGCCCTCCCGGGAGTGCCCCCGTTCGATCTCGGGATCCCCTCCCGGGTCTTCGGCAGCGCGGAGGACGCCGAGGGCCGGCCCCTGTACGAGGTCACCGTCTGCACGGCCGACGGCGCACCCGTGCTCAGCGACGCCGGCTTCACCGTGCAGCCCGCCGCCGGACCGGAGGCGCTCGCCGCGGCCGACACGGTGATCGTCCCGCCCACGCACGCCATGCCCGAGCTGAGCCGGGGAGGCCCGCTGCCGCCCGAGGTGCGCGCCGCCATCGCCGGGATCCGGCCGGGCACCCGGCTCGTGTCGATCTGCTCCGGGTCGTACGTGCTGGCCGCCGCCGGGCTGCTCGACGGACGGCCGGCCACCACCCACTGGAACCTGGCCCCGGAGTTCCGCCGGGCCTACCCCGAGGTCAAGGTCGACGACGAGGTGCTCTTCGTCGACGACGGCGACGTGCTGACCTCGGCGGGCGTGGCCGCGGGCGTCGACCTGTGCCTGCACATGATCCGGCGCGACCACGGCGCCGCGGCCGCCAACCGCGCCGCCCGCATGTGCGTCGTGCCGCCCTGGCGGGACGGCGGGCAGGCCCAGTTCATCGACCGTCCGGTCCCGGAACCGACCCTGGCGGGCACCTCCGCCACCCGCGCCTGGGCGCTCGAACACCTCGCGGAACCGCTCACCCTCGGCCGGCTGGCCGAGCACGCCCGGATGAGCCTGCGCTCGTTCACCCGCCGGTTCCGCGAGGAGGTCGGCATGACGCCGGTGCAGTGGCTCACCGCACAGCGGCTGGAACTCGCCAAGCAGTTGCTCGAGACGACCGATCTCCCGATCGATCTGGTCGCGCACCGGGCCGGGATCGGCTCCGGGAACTCGCTGCGCGCCCACATGAGGACCACGTTCGGCATCTCCCCCGCCGCTTACCGCCGCGCCTTCGGCACCGGCGCCGCGCCGGGCTAGGGTGTCGCCGCGCCGCCCTGACGCACGACCTCCGAGCGGTACGTGGCCGTCCCGCCGGCGTCCGCCACGACCGTGGGGCAGGCGGCACACGCCGCCGCACCACGCTGGGAGAACCACCTGCAGTCGCGGCGGATGCCACAGACCGGGAGCGCGCCCTGGTCCGTCACTCGGCGGTGCTCCGGGCCGTCCGCGTCGTCGTCCACGAGGTGGTCGACGACGCCGCACCCCTCGCCGGTCCACTGCGAGCAGGCACCTTCGATGCAGGGCCGGCTGAAGCGGTAGCGGCGCTCCGGCTCCCCGGCCTCCTGCAGGCGAGCGGCGAACGCGGGGTCCACCACGACCGGCATCGGCAGGTACGCCAAGCTCCCCTGCTCCGTCATGACGCCGATGATCGAGGCGCCCTCGTGGCAGGGACTGCTCGGGCAGGCCCGGTCCCCGCCACGACGGCCGGCAGGTGCCGTGGCCACTACTGGCGCTCCCGCTCCGTCGCCAGCCCCTGAAGCTCCGTCATCAGATCGGGCCGGGGAATCCCGTACCACCACACGCCCCGACGCACCGGAACCGTCAGGGACTCCTTCGGCAGCAGGTCGCCCAGCGCCATGACGCCGGCCTGCGCGACCGCTCGGCTGACTCGCTCCTGCTGCTCCTCGGTGAGTTCCACATCGGTGAGCACCAACTTGAACTCGTGCTTGTTGTTCTTGGTCACGACGCCTCCTTGTCGCAGTGCCCCTGGGAGCCGGCCGGCCGCGGGTGCGGCGGACCATCGGCTCGACCCCAAGAACAGCACTCCACGTCCGCGCCGCACATGAGCCGCGGAGCAGGCGACCCGAAGCCCCGCCTTTGTCGTGACGACCGTTGGGCCGAATGCCGTTCGCCGCAACAGGTCGCGCGGTTCCGTCGTCACGCTCTCGAAAACGCGTCTTTGCCCGTGTTGGTCCCCTTTTCCCGCCGGGGCTGCTGCCATGCTGCCTGCCGAGGGCTGCCGGGGGCCGGCCGCCGCCGGGAAAGGGGTCACGTGGCAGCCGCGCGGTGGGAACCGGTCGTCGTCCTGCTCGCGGTCGTCCTGGCGGGTGTGCTGCTGTCGCACGGGCTCGGGTCGGTGCTCAGGACCGTACGGGAGCCGTTGCTCACGGCTCCGTTCAGCGGCGGACTCGAACCGCGGGAACATCCGGTGTCCCGCTTCCATGTGCGCTGGTACCCCGTCACGATGATCTTCCTCGCCTTCGACATGGAAATGCTCTTCATGTACCCGTGGACGAAGGTCGTTCCCGAGGTCGGCACTTCGGCCGTCGTCGAGATGTTCCTGTTCCTCGGCATCCTGCTCGCCGGCGTGGCCTACGCCTGGCGCGAGGGGGCGTTCCGGTGGACCTGAGGGCGCGCGTGGCCCGGGTGGCGCTGGCTCGGCCGGCGGTCATGGTCGTGGCCGGGCCGGGGGCCACGCGGGAGCGGCTGGCCGTAGAGGCCGAACTCGCCCGCAGGCGCTGGCGGCACGCCGCGAGCCCGGCCGCCGCGAACCTGGTGGTGTTCGCGGGGGCTCCCGTTCGCGTACGGGAGGACAACTGGGCGGAACGGGTGTGGGGAGGTGTGCCCGCGCCGAGGGCACGGGTGACCGTGACGGAGGCCGAGCACGCTGCGCACGCGCTGGACCACGGTCACGCGATGCTCCTCCGGGCTCATGTGGACCAACCCGCCGGGCACGCCTCGTACGAAGCGCCTGATCACGGCGATCACCGCGATCACGCCGGCATGGACCACGGCCACCACATGGGCGTCGTCGCCGGCCTGCCCATGGCCGAACGGGCCGACGACCGCGACGGCTTGCGGCTCGACCGGCTGCACGTACCGCTCGGCCCCGCGTTGCCGGACTGGCCGGCGGGGCTCGTGCTGCGCCTGGAGCTCCAGGGCGACGTGGTGCAGCGCGCCGAGGTCGAGGCGACCGCCGCGCCCGCACCGTCCCGGCCGGCCTTCTGGGACGAGCCGTGGCTCCGTGCCCTGGCCGGCGAGCCGGTCACCGTCGGCGAGGCGGCGCGGCGCCGGTGCGCGGCGCATCTCGACAGCGTCGGCAGGCTGCTCCACGTGGCCGGCTGGGACGACGCCGCGCTCCGCGCGCGCGAGGCCCGCGACCTGACGCTCGGCGGCGCGCCGGGCGACGAACTCGGGCCACGCGTCCGCCGCCTGGTGCGGCGGGTGCGCGGATCGTGGACGCTGCGGTGGCTCCTGGCCGGGGTCGGTGCGCGAACCGACGGCCCGGTCGCCGAGGACGCGCACGGCAGGCTGACGGCGTGGCTGGACGCGATCGAGCACGCCCTCGGCGACCTGGCCGACCGCGCTCCGCTCGCCGACCGGCCGCCGGTGGGGCCCCGGGGCCCGGTCGGCACCGGGACTCCGCCCTCGCGGGCCCTCCTCGACGCGCTGCCCGAGCTCCTCGCCGGAACCGAGTTCGCCTGCGCCCGGCTCGTCGTGGCGAGCCTGGACCCGGATCTCGACGAACTCACCCCGGAGTCCGTGCCGGGAGGCCATGGCCATGGCTGACCCCGCTCCGCTGTGGACGGCGCTCGTCCTGCCCTGCGCGCTGGCGCTCGTCGCGTGGGCCACCGCGTCCGTCGACGCGCGGTCGGCCGCTCCGGGGCGCGAGGTGCTGCGGCTCCTGGTCCAGCAGCGGCGGCTCACCAGGGCCGCCGACCTCCCCCTGGTACGGCTGGGGACAACCCTGCTCCCGGTGGCCGCGGTCCTGGCCGCCGTCGTCCTGCCCTTCGGGTTCCGCCCGGTCTCGGACCTGCCCGACGGGATCGTGTGGTTCAACGCCATGGAGGCGCTGGCGTGGGCGGCCGTGTGGCTGACGGGCTGGGGCCCGAACTCGACGCTGTCGCTGATCGGCGGCTACCGGTTCCTGGCGCAGGGGCTGGCGTACGAGCTTCCGCACATGCTGGCGATCACGACGGCGGCGCTCGGCGCGGAGTCGTTGCGGGTCGGGGCCGTCGTGGACGCCCAGTCCGGGCTCTGGTTCGCGGTGTGGATGCCGGTCGCGTTCGGGATCTACCTGCTGAGCGCACTGGCGATGGCCTTCTGGGGGCCCTTCGGTCAGCCGGTGGGGACGGACGTCGCGGGCGGTGCGGCAGCGGAACTCTCCGGCGTGGACCGCCTGGTGTTCCTCGGCGGCCGGTGGCTGCTGCTCGTGGTCGCCGCGGCCTTCGCCGTTCCCCTGTTCCTGGGCGGCGGGCAGGGACCGCTGCTGCCCGGCTGGGCCTGGACGGTCCTCAAGACGGCCGCCGTGCTGGGGGGCCTGCTCTGGGTGCGGCGCCGGGTGCCGACCGTTCGGACGGAGCGTTACGTGGAGCTGGCCTGGGTCGTCCTGACCCCGCTGGCGGTGGCGCAGGCGCTGGTGGTGGCCGTGGTGGTGCTCGGCCGGTGAGCGCCGTCGCGTTCTGGGTACTGGCCGTCGTCGCCGTGGCGAGCGGCGTGATGGTGTTCCGGTTCGACTCCATGGCACGGGCGACGTTCTCGCTGCTCACCTCGCTGCTCTGCGTGGGCGGGGAGCTGATCGTGCTCGGCCTGGACTATCTGGGCGTCGTCACCGTCCTGATGATGACGATCGAGATGGCCGTCATGGCCGTCTTCATGATCATGTTCATGATGAACCCGGCCGGGCTCATGCCCATGACGATGATGCACAACAGGCGGGGCGCGGCGGTCATCTGCGCCCTGACGTTCGCGCTGCTCGTCGCCGGGATCCTGCTCGCCCCCTGGCCGCGCCGGCGCGGTCGGGCGCCCGCCGACCCGACCCTGGACCTCGGCAACGCCCTGATGGGGCCGCACATGCTCACGATGACGACGCTCGGCATGGCGCTGTTC
This sequence is a window from Streptomyces sp. HUAS YS2. Protein-coding genes within it:
- a CDS encoding NADP-dependent oxidoreductase gives rise to the protein MRAVVVEQWGGPENLVEREVERPEPGVNEVLVRVHAAGVNPVDWKTRASGALIAWGEVPVVGWDLSGTVEAVGPGVGIFRPGDEVFGMPLFPRQAGAYAEYVVAPARHLAPKPASLTHVQAAALPLAALTAWQALVDAAGVRHGERVLVHAAAGGVGHFAVQIAKARGAYVIGTASAAKHDLVRELGADEVVDYRATRFEDVVSDVDVVLDGLGGETAERSLKVLRDGGRLITLPGPDDVPAVRDGVRADWVLVEPDHLGLREVAALVECGELRPVVDTVLPLGEAAQAHAIGERGRTTGKIVLTVA
- a CDS encoding GlxA family transcriptional regulator gives rise to the protein MSTLHRIAVLALPGVPPFDLGIPSRVFGSAEDAEGRPLYEVTVCTADGAPVLSDAGFTVQPAAGPEALAAADTVIVPPTHAMPELSRGGPLPPEVRAAIAGIRPGTRLVSICSGSYVLAAAGLLDGRPATTHWNLAPEFRRAYPEVKVDDEVLFVDDGDVLTSAGVAAGVDLCLHMIRRDHGAAAANRAARMCVVPPWRDGGQAQFIDRPVPEPTLAGTSATRAWALEHLAEPLTLGRLAEHARMSLRSFTRRFREEVGMTPVQWLTAQRLELAKQLLETTDLPIDLVAHRAGIGSGNSLRAHMRTTFGISPAAYRRAFGTGAAPG
- a CDS encoding NADH-quinone oxidoreductase subunit A; the encoded protein is MAAARWEPVVVLLAVVLAGVLLSHGLGSVLRTVREPLLTAPFSGGLEPREHPVSRFHVRWYPVTMIFLAFDMEMLFMYPWTKVVPEVGTSAVVEMFLFLGILLAGVAYAWREGAFRWT
- a CDS encoding NADH-quinone oxidoreductase subunit H; amino-acid sequence: MADPAPLWTALVLPCALALVAWATASVDARSAAPGREVLRLLVQQRRLTRAADLPLVRLGTTLLPVAAVLAAVVLPFGFRPVSDLPDGIVWFNAMEALAWAAVWLTGWGPNSTLSLIGGYRFLAQGLAYELPHMLAITTAALGAESLRVGAVVDAQSGLWFAVWMPVAFGIYLLSALAMAFWGPFGQPVGTDVAGGAAAELSGVDRLVFLGGRWLLLVVAAAFAVPLFLGGGQGPLLPGWAWTVLKTAAVLGGLLWVRRRVPTVRTERYVELAWVVLTPLAVAQALVVAVVVLGR
- a CDS encoding NADH-quinone oxidoreductase subunit J, with the translated sequence MVFRFDSMARATFSLLTSLLCVGGELIVLGLDYLGVVTVLMMTIEMAVMAVFMIMFMMNPAGLMPMTMMHNRRGAAVICALTFALLVAGILLAPWPRRRGRAPADPTLDLGNALMGPHMLTMTTLGMALFATIVSTVVLATRRGRYDRFGDELRAARPDDPVRGGVGR